A genomic segment from Streptomyces sp. NBC_00237 encodes:
- a CDS encoding CpaF family protein, translated as MSLRQRIAAPEDHGGGREDGHLVATYRAKLLEEIDLAEMSSLAAAERRARLERVLGHIISREGPVLSTSERSQLIRRVVDEALGLGVLEPLLEDASITEIMVNGPDSIFVERAGRVEQLPMRFASTEQLMQTIERIVSTVNRRVDESNPMVDARLPSGERVNVIIPPLSLTGPTLTIRRFPKSYRLDELIALGTLDHQMLMLLSAFVRARFNLIVAGGTGSGKTTLLNALSGLIPEHERIITVEDAAELQLQQAHVIRLETRPPNVEGKGRITIRDLVRNSLRMRPDRIIVGEVRGGETLDMLQAMSTGHDGSLATVHSNSAEDALMRLQTLGSMSEVEIPYEALKDQINSAVDVIVQLSRMADGSRKITEIVILVSHGREAFQIATVSRFLAQPMSPDRMVHGQFEHLPLPRRIAERLYLANEPIPPAFGVMNDPLQDSLYVREAR; from the coding sequence ATGAGCCTGCGGCAACGCATCGCCGCCCCCGAGGACCACGGCGGGGGGCGGGAGGACGGCCACCTGGTCGCCACCTACCGGGCGAAACTGCTCGAAGAGATCGACCTCGCGGAGATGTCCTCGCTGGCGGCAGCCGAGCGACGGGCCCGCCTGGAGCGCGTGCTCGGCCACATCATCAGCCGCGAGGGCCCGGTCCTCTCCACTTCCGAGCGCTCCCAGCTCATCCGCCGCGTCGTCGACGAAGCCCTCGGTCTCGGCGTCCTCGAACCGCTCCTCGAAGACGCCTCCATCACCGAAATCATGGTCAACGGCCCCGACTCGATCTTCGTCGAGCGCGCCGGACGCGTCGAGCAGCTCCCCATGCGCTTCGCGTCGACCGAGCAGTTGATGCAGACCATCGAGCGCATCGTCTCCACGGTCAACCGCCGTGTCGACGAGTCCAATCCGATGGTCGACGCCCGCCTCCCCTCCGGCGAGCGCGTCAACGTGATCATCCCCCCGCTCTCCCTCACGGGCCCCACCCTCACCATCCGGCGCTTCCCGAAGTCGTACCGTCTCGACGAACTCATCGCCCTCGGCACGCTCGACCACCAGATGCTGATGCTGCTGTCAGCATTCGTCCGCGCCCGCTTCAACCTGATCGTCGCGGGGGGTACGGGTTCCGGGAAAACGACCCTCCTCAACGCGCTCTCCGGCCTCATCCCCGAGCACGAGCGCATCATCACCGTTGAGGACGCCGCCGAGCTCCAGCTCCAGCAGGCCCACGTCATCCGCCTCGAAACCCGCCCCCCGAACGTCGAGGGCAAGGGCCGCATCACCATCCGCGACCTCGTCCGCAACTCCCTGCGCATGCGCCCCGACCGCATCATCGTCGGTGAGGTCCGAGGCGGCGAGACCCTCGACATGCTCCAGGCCATGTCCACCGGCCACGACGGCTCCCTCGCCACTGTCCACTCCAACAGCGCCGAAGACGCCCTGATGCGGCTCCAGACCCTTGGCTCGATGTCCGAGGTGGAGATCCCCTACGAGGCCCTGAAGGACCAGATCAACTCCGCCGTCGACGTGATCGTCCAGCTCAGCCGCATGGCCGACGGCTCCCGCAAGATCACCGAGATCGTCATCCTCGTCTCGCACGGCCGCGAGGCGTTCCAGATCGCCACGGTCTCCCGGTTCCTCGCCCAGCCGATGAGCCCGGACCGCATGGTCCACGGCCAGTTCGAACACCTTCCGCTGCCCCGCCGGATAGCGGAACGCCTCTACCTCGCCAACGAGCCGATCCCGCCCGCCTTCGGCGTCATGAACGACCCGCTCCAGGATTCCCTCTACGTCCGAGAGGCCCGATAG
- a CDS encoding type II secretion system F family protein, translating to MDLDLNNPALLTVGATLLTCVLAIVGLHVYFSGKAQRAALEDRLALTSAQSSGRRRNFQAIDRRLRRTALGKNLQVRIAATGLDVTPGEFFVYVLGGVAGLWLIASSTLAPFFGPIAGLVAIWGALTFLNWQRQKRIEAFINQLPDLSRILANATAAGLALRTALGIAAEELEAPAGEELSVVASQLAVGRSIDETLGELAKRLPSRELVVLVTTLVLSNRAGGTVVGSLRNLTQTLEERKETRREVGTMLSEINATAYTVPLLGLGAMLMLNSMTPGTLATMTSSTVGKIVVGTSIGLYAVGFIVMRRLSRIEV from the coding sequence ATGGATCTCGACCTGAACAACCCCGCCCTGCTGACGGTCGGCGCCACCCTGCTCACCTGCGTCCTCGCCATCGTCGGCCTGCACGTCTACTTCTCCGGCAAGGCCCAGCGCGCCGCTCTGGAGGACCGCCTCGCCCTGACCTCCGCGCAGTCCTCGGGGCGCCGCCGCAACTTCCAGGCCATCGACCGCCGCCTGCGCAGGACGGCCCTCGGTAAGAACCTCCAGGTGCGCATCGCCGCGACCGGGCTGGACGTCACCCCCGGTGAGTTCTTCGTGTACGTGCTCGGAGGAGTCGCGGGACTCTGGCTGATCGCCTCCTCCACCCTGGCTCCGTTCTTCGGTCCGATCGCGGGCCTGGTGGCGATCTGGGGAGCCCTCACCTTCCTCAACTGGCAACGCCAGAAGCGCATCGAGGCATTCATCAACCAGCTCCCCGACCTGTCCCGCATCCTGGCGAACGCGACGGCCGCTGGGCTGGCTCTCCGTACGGCACTGGGCATCGCCGCCGAGGAGCTGGAAGCCCCGGCGGGCGAAGAACTATCCGTTGTGGCAAGCCAGTTGGCGGTGGGTCGGTCCATCGACGAAACGCTGGGCGAGCTGGCAAAACGGCTGCCGTCCCGGGAACTGGTCGTCCTCGTGACGACCCTCGTCCTGTCCAACCGGGCCGGCGGTACAGTCGTCGGTTCCCTCCGCAACCTGACCCAGACCCTGGAGGAGCGCAAGGAGACCCGCCGCGAGGTCGGCACGATGCTCTCCGAGATTAACGCCACCGCGTACACGGTCCCGCTCCTGGGTCTCGGCGCGATGCTGATGCTCAACTCGATGACCCCCGGAACACTCGCCACCATGACGAGCAGCACGGTCGGCAAGATCGTCGTCGGCACGTCGATAGGTCTCTATGCGGTCGGCTTCATCGTGATGCGCCGCCTCAGCCGGATCGAAGTCTGA
- a CDS encoding TadE/TadG family type IV pilus assembly protein, with product MPAGKRVEPRKPRTSRQLRKHQQYVPLLRQRVTGPDRDQGVTALEFAGFLPILLVVAVAVIQLGIVGYAAQQASTAARAAARTESQKEFRGQGEAAGRAAISGWLADGTTFAQQGEDIVTVTATVQIPALIPIFDLGSVSRPASMPADSDR from the coding sequence ATGCCCGCCGGGAAACGCGTGGAGCCCAGGAAGCCCAGGACCTCCAGACAGCTCAGGAAGCATCAGCAGTACGTCCCCCTGTTACGGCAGCGCGTCACCGGCCCTGACCGCGACCAGGGCGTCACGGCCCTCGAATTCGCGGGCTTCCTCCCGATCCTGCTGGTCGTCGCCGTCGCCGTGATCCAGCTCGGGATCGTCGGTTACGCGGCCCAGCAGGCCAGCACGGCCGCCCGCGCGGCAGCCCGTACCGAGTCCCAGAAGGAGTTCCGGGGCCAGGGCGAGGCGGCGGGCCGGGCGGCGATCAGCGGCTGGCTGGCGGACGGCACCACCTTCGCCCAGCAGGGCGAGGACATCGTCACCGTCACCGCCACCGTCCAGATACCCGCACTCATCCCGATCTTCGACCTCGGCTCCGTCTCCCGCCCCGCCTCCATGCCCGCCGACAGCGACCGCTGA